In Actinomycetota bacterium, the sequence ACCCCGGCCCCGGCGGCGAACAGCAAGGTGGCGATCCAGAGCCGGTGCGCGATCCAGTCCGGCACGCCGAGCTGCTCGAACAGCCAGAACCACGGACCGCTCGGCCACAGGTAGCCGACGTTCTGGTGCGGGACCCAGCCGGCGAACTGACGGGTGTCCCACGTGTACGGGGCGTCGGAGATCAGCCGCGCGGGATCGAGGTACAGGTACAGCTTGGTGTCGGCGGGCACCTTGCCCGGGCTCGCGAGCAGGCTCGGCACGTAGGCGAGAGCGGCGAGCAGCGCGAGCTCCAGCCAGCGCGTGCTCCGGCCGACCCTCGCGGCGAGCGATGAGCTCATGGAATGGCGCCGAACACCCCGTAGAGCGCGGGTAGCACGGCCAGCCCACCTGCACACGCGGCGATGGTCCACGTCCAGAGCTGGTCACGGTCGATCACCCGCCCGACACCACCGGTTGCCTGCTCGCCAACGCGAGGGTGGGCGCGACCGGGCCGCTCGAACCACACCGCGAGGGCGATCAGCAGCGGGAACGCGGTGTACAGGAAGCGGGGTCGGGCGGTGACGGTGGCGGGCAGCAGCATGAGGGCCACCACCACCGCGCTGTAGGCGACCCAAGGCGCCGGCAGGCGTCGATGCCACGCGGCGTACACCAGCACCGCGAGGGCGATCATCGAGGCCGTGGTGAGCGCGTCGGTGGGCGATGAGAGCGGGGAGCGCAAGAAGTCGAAGGCTCCGTCGATCGCGGTGCCGCCGAAGCTCGTGCCCTCCCGCCACGCCTCGCGCTGCACACGGAACCACACCCCCCGCTCTCCGGCATGCCAGCCGATCCACCATTGGAAGGCGACGAACCCGAGCGGACTGAGCACGACCGCCACCAGCGAGCCCCAGTCCCGGGATCGCCTGATGGCGAGGAAGCTGGCCACGGCGCACGCGGCGACGAGGGCGACGGCGTTCGGGCGGGTGGCGGTGGCGAGCATCGCCAACACCCCTGCCCACAGCCACTGCTCACGGTGCAGCATCAGGAGCGTCCCCGCGGCGAGCACCAGCAACAGCGCCTCGCTGTAGGCGAACGAGAGCACGAAGCTGCCCGGGAAGAGCGCCATCAGCACCATGGCCCGCCCCGCGACCCTGACGTCGAACACCGCCTTGGCGAGGAGGCCGACGATCCAGATCGCTGCCGCCCCGAGCACGAAGTTCAGCGCCAGCGCGGCGAACACGTCGCCACCGGGCAGGAAGCTGTCCAGCCAGCGGGTGAGCGTCGGGAAGAGCGGGAAGAACGCCGCTCGCGCTTCGGGCTCTTCGTAGGTGATCCCTGCCGGCACCGAGCGCGGGTAGCCGTCGCGCACGATGCGCAGGTACCAGGCCCCGTCCCACGACGTGAGCACGTCGACGATCATTCGCACCGCGTTGGCCGGGCGTTCGCCACCGCGCCTGTTGATCTCGGCCACCCGCTGGGCGGCGACCACTCCGCTGCCGACCATGACGAGCACGCGCGACAGCAGGTAGGTGATCCCCGCGCGTAGCACCGCCAGCCGCCACAGAGCACGGTCGGTGGTTTCGCCCGGGAGGGTGGTCGGTGCGGCGGTGTCGGTCATCACGAGCGGCGGGCGAACGAGCCGTAGGGCCGGGTGGACGCTAACACGACGCCCCTACACGCGGGGGGTCTGCCACTACTGTGCGAGAGCACCCCATGAGCGCCACCGAAGCCCTGCCTCGCGCCGAGCCGCAGACGGCCGGTGGACGTGTCGATCACCTGCCCGCGCTCGACGGCATCCGTGGGCTCGGCATCCCGATCGTGCTGCTCTACCACCACAACGTCACGTGGCTGACGGGCGGCGTGCTGGCGGTCTCGATGTTCTTCACCCTTTCGGGCTTCTTGATCACGCGGTTGATGATCGCCGAGTGGGAGCGCAGCGGCACGGTCTCGTTGAGGCGGTTCTACGAGCGCCGCGCCCGCCGGCTGTTTCCCTCCTCGTTCGTGGTGCTGCTCGGCGTCGTCGTGATCTGGACGGCATTCCCCGGCTCCGGCCGTCGCCTCGGCTTCTGGGAGTGGTTCAGCGGACTCACGTACTGGGAGAACACCTACCTGCTCGTCACCGGCAAGGACTACGGCGGGCTGTTCGGGCTGGCGAACCCGGTGCAGCACTTGTGGAGCCTGTCGCTCGAAGAGCAGGTGTACCTGGTGTTCCCCCTCGTCGTGCTCGCGCTCCTGGCCGGCAGGCGCACGGCGGCGGCGTCGTGGCGGCTGTTCGCCGTGCTCGCCGCGCTGGCCGGCGCCGGGTTCCTGCTCGGGGCTTGGTACGAGTCCCACGGCCCCCTCTGGGCGAGCCTGCCCGGGATCGACGCCAAGTGCGAAGGCGTGGCCTGCGCCTACTACGCGACCGAGGTCCGTGCCGGGGAGTTCTTCATCGGCGCGGCGTTCGCGGTGCTGTGGATGGTGTGGAAGGGGACACCCGGACTCGTGCGGTGGCTGCGCCGCCCCCGCGTGCAGGTGGCCTCGTATGCACTGCTCGCGCTGGAGGTGTGGCTGTGGTGGCAGGTCGGCTACCGCAACTCGTGGACCGAGTTCTTCTTCCCGTGGGGCGTGCTCGTCAACGGCCTCGTCGTGTGCGCACTGATGGCCGTCGCGAGCGCTCACACCGGGGTCAGCGGGCCGCTGTCTTGGAAGCCGCTGCGCTACGTCGGCCAGATCACCTACACCATCTACCTCGTCCACTGGCCGGTGTTCCTGCTCTTCGACTCCTGGCGACTCGACCCGAGCCTGCCCAAGGTGCGGCTCCCCGTGCTCGGCTGGGAGACGGTCGACGGCTTCTGGCTGTTCTGGCCGAAGCTGGCGCTCACGATGGGCATCGTCCTCGCCCTGTACCACCTGCTCGAGGACCCCGTGCGCAGGCGGCAGCGGTGGATCGGTTGGCGGCTCGCGCCGTGGTTGGCGGCGATCGCCGTGGTCGGGACGCTGGTGGCGGCGTTCGGGATCGATCGTCGCGCGAGCGCGAACGACGCGCTGAGCGCCCTCGACAGCGACGCGCTCGCCTTACAGCAGGCGGCCATCGCCGGGCTCGCCGACCTGGCGCCCGACGCCCCGACGTCGTCGGCCGTCGATCCCGAACTGCCCGCCCGGCTCTTGCTGGTCGGCGATTCGCAGAGCTGGGTGCTCGCGAGCGGGCTGGAGGCCTGGGAGGCCGAACACGGGGTCGACCTGGTGCCGAGCCCTGGTGTCGGCTGCGGGATCGGGGAGAACACCCCGGTGCGCTACCTCGGCATCGAGCAGCCCGAACGGCCGGGTTGCACGGAGTGGCGCACGGCGCTGCCCGCGATCGTCGACAAGCTGCAGCCGAACCTGGTGGTGGTGGTCGGCGGAGCGGCCGATCTGAGCGACCGCCAGATCCCCGGTGTCGACGGCTGGGCCAGCATCGGCGAGGCCGCCTACGACGAGTGGCTCGTCGCCCAGATGGAGGCCTTCGTCGACGTGGTCGCCGCCGGCGGTGCGCCGGTGCTGTGGCTGACCCACCCGCACATCGAGCCCCAGTACCAAGCCGGCGAGACCGGCACCCCGCCCTTTGCCGAAGCCGAGCCGCAGCGGATGGACCGCTACAACGAGCTGATCGAGCAACTCGCCGCCGCTGACCCACGTGTGCTCACGGCCGACTTCGCGAGCGCCGTCCGCGCCCATCCTGGCGGCGAGTTCGAGACCGACATGCGCCCCGACGGCGCCCACATCGACCTGCGCCACGCGCCCGCGCTCGTTGCCTGGCTCGACGCCGCGTTCAGGGACGCACATGCGAGCTGAGCCCCCGATCGCTGCCCGGCTGCCGCGCTGGCTGGTGATGCCCGGCGTTGCCGCCGGTTTGGGCTGGGCGATCGCGTACGCGGTGGTGTGGTTGAGCGGCCAGCGGTTCTCCACCGCATACCTCGGCTACGGCTGGCAGCTCCTCCCGTGGGACGTGCTCTCGACCGACCCCTTGAGCAGCGTGTGGTTCCTGCACATCCAGCCGCCGCTCTGGAACCTCGCGCTCGGCCTGCCGGCCTGGCTGTCGCCGTTCTCCGACGCCGGCACGCTCCAGGTGTTGATGTTCGCGATCGGCGTCGCCAATGCCGTGCTCGCGGCACTTGTCGCCGAGCGACTCGGTGTGCGACGCCGATGGGCGACACTGGTCGCCCTCGTCGCCACCGTGCATCCCGAGGTGCTGAAGCTGGCGTTCGAGCCGACCTACGAGCTCGCCGTCTCCGCCCTGTTGCTCGCCCTGCTGTGGGCAGCGGCGCGCTTGGCCGACTCAGGCACGCGCTCCGCGGCAGATGCCCGGCCGGGCCGGTGGCTGCTCGCGGTCAGTGCCGTCGGCACGGCCACCGTGCTCACTCGCAGCCTGTACCACCCGGTGTGGCTCGTGGTGGTGCTCGCCGTGTGTTGGTGGGCGCTGCGTGGCCGCGTCACGTGGCGCACCGTCGGCCTCGCCGCGCTCGTACCGCTCGTGCTCGTCGGCGGTTGGATGGCGAAGAACCAGGTGCTGTTCGACCGCCCGACGCTGTCGAGCTGGTTCGGGATGAACCTGCAGCGCGCCGTCGTGCCGGTGCTCGACCTCGACGACCTGCAGCGCATGCACGCGGACGGCTCCGTGTCCGACATCGCGATCATCGGCCCGTTCGGCAAGTACGAGCTGTACGCCGACGTGATGCCGCCGTGCGCGCCGACGCGATCGCACCGCGCGCTGGCGGAGCCGGATCGCACCACCGATCTCTACAGCCCCAACTTCAACTACGAGTGCTTCCTACCGGTGTTCGACCAGGCCGGCGAGGACGCCTGGGCCGTGATCCGTGAGCACCCGGAGGCGTTCCTGGAGGGCCGCCTGTGGAGCCTGCGCACGACCTTCGCCGTCGCGGAGACCCCGCCGCGGTCGCCGTCGGCGGTGATGCGCGCGATCGACTCGGTCTACTCGGTGCTGCGCGTCGACTATCGCGGCGCGCTCTCGACAGAGGGCTGGGGCAGCCCCATCTACGGCGAGCTCGTCGCTCCGACCGACTTCGCCCTCGTGCCGATCTTCATGTACGCGGGGACCGCGCTGGCCGGGGTGTGGCACGCCTGGCTGCTGGCCCGTCGGCGGGCTGCCGACATCGGGCGCAGCTTGGTGCTGGTACTCGGCGGGTTCACGGTGGTGTGGACGGTCGGCGTCGGCGCCGTCGCCGAGCTCGGCGAGCAGGCGCGCTTTCGCACGATGGTCGACACCGTCGTGTGGGTGATCAGCTTGAGCGCGGCAATCGTGTTCATCGCTCGTCGCACGAGGTCGGCGTCGGGCGGTACATGAAGCCACCCTCGATCGGCTCGGCGACGAGGCGACCCTCGGTGACCAGCTCGTCCAACGTCTCTGCGCCGGCCGTACCGAACAGCGCGTCCTCGGTGATGATCACCACGCCGTCGTGCTCCAGCATCGGGCAGGGAAGCGCCCGGTAGGCGGCCTGCATGTCGACCAGCTCCCCGGTGAGCGACTTGACCGGCAGCGGCGCGTAGGCGGCCGGCAGACCGGTGGCCCAATGCACGCCGTCGGCGTCGTTGACGATCACGATGTCTGCTCCGCTGCCTGCGGCCGCGGCGACGTACGGGGGAGTCGACGTGAGGTCGCTGAACCGCTCGGTGAGCTGCCACGGCTCGACGGCTACCGCGAGCCAGGCGACGGCGAGCAGGCCGGCAGCCGCCACCACGACGCGCCCGGCAGGGGACTTGGTGCGGGCGGACGGTAGCTGCACGCTCCACACCACGCCGACGAGTGACAGCACTCCCGCGGGCAGCATCAGCCTGTTGTCGGCGATGACCAGCGCGTCGAAGCCGGCCATGCCGAGCACCAGCCCGACGGTGAGAATGCCCGCTGCCGCAAGGCACAGCTCCAACGGCGCCGGCAGACGGCGCAACTGCCGATGGACGCGTTCGCCGGCTCGGTCGCCGACGCGTTCGCCCGCCTGGTCGGCCCGGTCGCCGGAGCCATTGCCGGCCCGGACGCCCGCCTGGTCGGCCCGGTCGCCGGAGCGATTGCCGAGGACCAGCCCGACGGCCGCCCAGGCGACGAGCACCAGCCAGCCGACGAACAGCGGCCAGGCCCACCAGGTGGCGCCGTCGCCGCCGAAGTACGTGAGCCGCAGGTCGCCCTGGCTGGCGTCGAACCAGCCGCCCACCGAGCGTGCCATCAGCTCGACGTCGTCGCCGCCGAGTCCTCGCCACGCGGCCGCGTGGCCGCCCCCCGCTGCAGAGGCGGCCACCATGTTCGCCGCCGCGGGGGCGAGCGCCAACGCCGTCCAGCCCGCCGCAGCCAGCGGTCGCCGCTCACGGCGCCAGTGCTCCAACCCGGCGAGCAACGAGAGCGGTGCCCCGACGAAGCGCAACAGCCCGGCGGCCATCGCGAGGCAGACGACGAGTGGCCAACGGCGACCGGTGTCGCGGTAGTGCAACAGGGCGGCGACCAGCCCGAGGACCACGGCGACGAACAACGGCTCGGAGAGTGCAGCCTGAGTGACGAGGCGGCTGACGGGAAGAGCGACGATCCCGAACGCCAGCACCGCCCGCCAGACGGCGGTGGTCCGGTTCGTCGCCCGAGTACCGGCGACGGTCAGCCCGGCGGTCGCCGCCATTGCGAGGGCTGTGACGATGCCCATCGCTCGCTCCGCTCCGGCGACGATCGCCAGCACGCCGGCCAGCGTCGGGTAGCCGACGGGGAAGTCGACGAACGGGAGCCGCCCATCGCGCTGCAGGAACTCGGCGGCCGTGAAGTTCGTGAACGAGGGCGCGAGCGTGGTCGTGAACGGGTGCCCGTCCGCCGTGGCGCGTGCACCGCTCCAGTACGTCGCGGTGTCCAGCATCGGGATCACTCCAGTACGCAGCTGAACGACGGCGACGACGAGGCCGACCAGTGCGGCGCCGGCAGCACCGACGAGTCCCCACCGCACGGCGGGCAGGTGGTGGGGCGCAAGCACGGCCGGATGGTAGATCGGTCACGGCGTTGGACGACGATGGGCAACGTGCCAGCATCGAAAGACCCCGACGCCACCTCCGACGCCACCTCCGACGCCACCTCCGAGGCCACCTCCGACGCCGTGATCGTCCACACCCGTCCGAGGCCGGGGATCGTCCAGCTCACGTTGAACCGCCCCCACAAGCTGAACGCGATGACCAGCGAGCTGGTGTGTTCACTGCACGACCACCTCGCGGCGATCGCGGTCGATCCCGAGTGCCGCGTCGTGGTGCTGACCGGCGCTGGGCGTGGGTTCTGCGCTGGACTCGACCTCGGTGGGTACGGCACCGCCCCTCACACCGCCCACCTCGGGTCCACCCAGACCGCCTTCGCGGTGCAGAAGCACATCGCGTCGCTCATTCCGCGGCTGCGCAGCCTCCCCCAACCGGTGATCGCCGCGGTCAACGGTGCCGCCGCCGGCGGCGGCTTCGCCCTGGTGCTCGGCTCCGACGTGAGGCTCGCGGCCCGCTCGTCGAAGTACAACGCCGCCTTCGTGCGGATCGGGCTCTCGGCCTGCGACATCGGTACCTCGTGGCTGCTGCCCCGCATCGTCGGCGCGGCGAGGGCGCAGGAGCTGATGCTCACCGGGCGCGTGTTCGGCGCCGACGAGGCATACCGCATCGGGCTGGTCGTCGACCTCGTCGACGACCACGAGCTCTTGGACGTCGCCTACGCGAAGGCCGAGGAGATCATGTTGAACACGCCGTTCGGCGTCGCCCTCACGAAGGAGGGCATGTGGAGCGCGCTCGAGATCCCCGGCCTCCAGGCGGCGATCGACGTCGAGAACCGTCAGCAGATCATGGCGAGCGCCACAGCCGACCACCGTGAAGCGATGGCCGCCTTCCTCGAACGCCGCCCCCCCACCTACCACAACGCCTGACCGGCACGCGGGGGGAGGCGGAGGCGGCCGACGAAGACCGCATCCCCAAACCGCAGGCTCCGCGCCAATCTGTCAACCAAACCGCGTCAGCCGCAGGTTCGCTGACAGATTGGCGCGCAAGCTGCGGCTTTTCTGTCGTCTCGACTCTCTTGAGCACTCCTGCAGCGCACATCCGAGTACGGGTGTCACACGTGTTCTCTACCTTCGCCAGACATGCGATGGGAACAGACACTCCTCGCTGCCGCCGAGCAGTATCGCGGGCTCGTGCCCGCCAGTGTCCTCGACGAGATCGGCTTGTCGATCGACGCCCGCGGGCGGCTCATCCGGCGAGGTGTGCTGCGACCCGTGTACCACCGCCGCGTGTACGCGCTTGGTGACGTGGCACTGGACTTCGAGGGTCGGGCCCGGGCGGCCAGCCTTGCGGTTCCGGGTGGCTGGGTGTCGGGCGTCACCGCCGGCCGACTTTGGCGCCTGCGGGGCATGCCCATCCACCGTCTCGAGCTGACCGTACCTACGGCGAGCCGCCCTCGCCTCGACGGCGTTCGGGTGCGACGAACGTGCCTCGAGCAACCCGACGTGGTCGATCAACTCGACGGCCTTCGCCTCAGCTCAGTCGCCCAGACCCTGTTCGAGCTCAGCTACGAGCTCGATGACATGGCGCTGCGCTCGGCACACGAGAATGCCCTCGAACGGCGCATCGTCACCCCGGCCGAGCTCGCCGAGATCGGGTCAAGGGCAGTACGCGTGGGACGCAACGGGTCGGAGAAGTTCCGAAGGGTAGTGCTCGAGCGCAACCCCGAGCTGCCGGCGGTGATGAGCCGCGATGAGCTCGTGCTACTCGACGCGCTCGGCTCCGCCGGCCTCGAGATGGAGCGCCAGTTCGCACTCATGTTGCCGGGTGGGCGCCCGATCCGACTCGACGGCGCACGCCCCGAGGTTCGCTTCGGACTCGAGGTCGACGGCGACACGCACGAACGAGCAATCAACATCCAACGCGACAAGCACCGCGACATCCAGGCAGCCACGATCAACTGGGAGGTGCTCCGACCGACCACGGCCGACGTCCGAACGAGGCTCGGGCTGACCGTGCGGTGGATTCTGCAGGCCTACGCCGCCCGCCGCCATCTCTTCGGCCTCGCCCCCTAAAGCCGCAGCTTGCGCGCCAATGTGTCAATGAACGTGCGGCTAGCGCAGTTTCGTTGACACATTGGCGCGATAACTGCGGTCTGCAGAGCAGGGGCAGAGGCGGGGCCGGAGGCGGCCAGCGGGGGCGGCGAAGCGGACCTACGCGGCGGGGGTGCCGTGGAGGGGGAAGTGGCAGGCGACGAAGTGGGCGGGAGCGATCTCGCGCAACGTCGGCTCTTCGCGGGCGCAGCGCTCCTGCGCGACCGGGCAGCGGGGGTGGAAGCGGCAGCCCGGTGGGGGCAGCACCGGTGACGGCGGTTCTCCTTCGACGGCGACCCGCCTGGTCGCGACCTCCGGATCGGCGACGGGGATCGAGCTGAGCAGCACGTTCGTGTAGGGGTGAGCCGGCAGCCGGTAGAGGTCGTCGCTCGGTGCCACCTCGCAGATCTTGCCGAGGTACATCACCGCTACCCGGTCGCTGACGTTCTTCACGACGGCCAGGTCGTGGGCGATGAAGACGAGCGTCAGGTTGTAGTCGCGCTTCAGGTCCTCGAGCAGGTTCAGCACCTGCGCTTGCACGCTCACGTCGAGTGCCGACACCGGCTCGTCGCAGATGATCAGCGTCGGGTCGAGCACGAGCGCCCGCGCGATCGAGATGCGCTGGCACTGGCCGCCGGAGAACTGATGCGGCTGGCTCTCTGCCGCGCGCTGCGGGTCGATGCCGACGTCGTCGAGCACCTTGTCGACACGGGCGCTCTGGTCGGCCTTCGTGCCCCGCTTCCATATGGTCAGCGGTTCGAGCACGATGTCGCGCACCTTGCGCCGGGGATTGAGCGACGAGATCGGGTCCTGGAAGATCATCTGCATCCGCGTGCGCGCCTCACGCATCGGGTCGCCGCTCATCTTCGTCAGCTCGGTGCCCTCGAACACGACGGAACCCGACGTCGGGCGGGGGAGTTGCATGATCGCTCGGCCGGTGGTGCTCTTGCCGCACCCGGACTCGCCGACGACTCCGAGGGTCTCGCCGGGCATCACGTCGAGGCTGATCCCGCTCACGGCGTTCACCTTCAGCCCCGTGCGCCCGACGGGGAACTCGACGACCAGGTCCTCGACGCGCAACAGGGCTTCGCCGGAGCGCAGATGTGCCTTGCCGGTGCCGGCCATCAGGCATCGCCTCCCACGCCGACGGCTTCGCCGCGCCGGGAGATCTCGACCCGGCGCTCGAAGTACTCAGGTGAGCCGACCGGGTACCAGCAGGCATACGTGTGCTCGGGGATCTCGGCCTGCACCAGCGGTGGCTCCTCCTCGTGACAGCGTTCACGGGCGTAGATGCACCGCGGCGCGAACCTGCACCCCTGCGGCGGGTTGACGAGATCGGGCGGACGCCCCGGGATCGCCAGCAGCCGAGTGTGGCTCGGCGCGTCGAGCTTGGGGATGCTCTGCAGCAACGCCTCGGTGTACGGCATCCGCATGTGGGCGAAGAGCGACCTGGTGGGCGCCTTCTCCACGAGCTTGCCGCCGTACATCACGGCGATCTCGTCGGTGTGCCCGGCGACGACACCGAGGTCGTGGGTGACGAGCACGAGCGACATGTTGCGGTCGCGTCGCTGCTCGTTGATCAGGTCGAGGATCTGGGCCTGGACCGTCACGTCGAGCGCGGTGGTCGGCTCGTCGGCGAACAGCACCGTCGGCCCGCAAGCGAGGGCGATGGCGATCATCACGCGCTGGCGCATGCCACCGGACAGCTCGTGGGGGTACTGGTTCAGCCGGCGGGCCGCTTCGGGGATGCGGACGTCCTTCAGCAGGCGCTCGGCGGTCTCCCACGCGAGCTTGTCGGTCATCCGCAGATGCTCGGTCAGCGGTTCGGCGATCTGCTTGCCGATCTTCATCAACGGGTTCAGCGAGCTCATCGGATCTTGGAAGATCATCGCCATCTCGGCACCCCAGAACCCGCGCATCTCCTTCGGGCTGCGCCCGACCAGCTCGTTGCCCTCGAAGCGCACCGATCCGGAACGGATCGTGCCCCTCGTCGGCAGCAGGCCCATCAGCGACCGGGAGAGGATCGTCTTGCCCGACCCGGACTCGCCGACGATGCCGAGCGCCTTGCCACGGTCGATCGAAAAGGTCACCCCGTCGACCGCGCGAACGAGCCCGCGATCGGTCTGGAAGTGCGTCTTCAGGTCGGTGACCGACATCAGCGTGCCGCTCTCGGGGCGACCCTCGGTCTGCAGTCTGGGGGGGCTCACAGCGCCGCCTCCCGGATGTCGAACCGGCGGGCGACGCGGTCACCGATCAGGTTGAACGCGAGCACCGTGACGAAGAACATGATGCAGGGGAAGATCGTCGGCCACCAGGCCTGTTCGATGCGGGGTCGGTTCTCGGCCACCATCAAGCCCCACGAAGGCGACGGGGGCTTGACCGAGTATCCGAGGAACGCGAGGCCGCCCTCGGCGACGAGCAGCAGCGCCACACCGGTGAACACCACCGAAGTCATCGCCGGGATCAGGTTGGGCAGCACCTCGCGCACGAGGATGCGCCCGTTCTTGGCACCGAGGCTGCGCGCGGCCAGCACGAACTCGCGCTGGGAGATGGACAGCGTCTGCGCACGCACGATGCGGG encodes:
- a CDS encoding acyltransferase, yielding MSATEALPRAEPQTAGGRVDHLPALDGIRGLGIPIVLLYHHNVTWLTGGVLAVSMFFTLSGFLITRLMIAEWERSGTVSLRRFYERRARRLFPSSFVVLLGVVVIWTAFPGSGRRLGFWEWFSGLTYWENTYLLVTGKDYGGLFGLANPVQHLWSLSLEEQVYLVFPLVVLALLAGRRTAAASWRLFAVLAALAGAGFLLGAWYESHGPLWASLPGIDAKCEGVACAYYATEVRAGEFFIGAAFAVLWMVWKGTPGLVRWLRRPRVQVASYALLALEVWLWWQVGYRNSWTEFFFPWGVLVNGLVVCALMAVASAHTGVSGPLSWKPLRYVGQITYTIYLVHWPVFLLFDSWRLDPSLPKVRLPVLGWETVDGFWLFWPKLALTMGIVLALYHLLEDPVRRRQRWIGWRLAPWLAAIAVVGTLVAAFGIDRRASANDALSALDSDALALQQAAIAGLADLAPDAPTSSAVDPELPARLLLVGDSQSWVLASGLEAWEAEHGVDLVPSPGVGCGIGENTPVRYLGIEQPERPGCTEWRTALPAIVDKLQPNLVVVVGGAADLSDRQIPGVDGWASIGEAAYDEWLVAQMEAFVDVVAAGGAPVLWLTHPHIEPQYQAGETGTPPFAEAEPQRMDRYNELIEQLAAADPRVLTADFASAVRAHPGGEFETDMRPDGAHIDLRHAPALVAWLDAAFRDAHAS
- a CDS encoding enoyl-CoA hydratase/isomerase family protein — encoded protein: MGNVPASKDPDATSDATSDATSEATSDAVIVHTRPRPGIVQLTLNRPHKLNAMTSELVCSLHDHLAAIAVDPECRVVVLTGAGRGFCAGLDLGGYGTAPHTAHLGSTQTAFAVQKHIASLIPRLRSLPQPVIAAVNGAAAGGGFALVLGSDVRLAARSSKYNAAFVRIGLSACDIGTSWLLPRIVGAARAQELMLTGRVFGADEAYRIGLVVDLVDDHELLDVAYAKAEEIMLNTPFGVALTKEGMWSALEIPGLQAAIDVENRQQIMASATADHREAMAAFLERRPPTYHNA
- a CDS encoding ABC transporter ATP-binding protein, giving the protein MAGTGKAHLRSGEALLRVEDLVVEFPVGRTGLKVNAVSGISLDVMPGETLGVVGESGCGKSTTGRAIMQLPRPTSGSVVFEGTELTKMSGDPMREARTRMQMIFQDPISSLNPRRKVRDIVLEPLTIWKRGTKADQSARVDKVLDDVGIDPQRAAESQPHQFSGGQCQRISIARALVLDPTLIICDEPVSALDVSVQAQVLNLLEDLKRDYNLTLVFIAHDLAVVKNVSDRVAVMYLGKICEVAPSDDLYRLPAHPYTNVLLSSIPVADPEVATRRVAVEGEPPSPVLPPPGCRFHPRCPVAQERCAREEPTLREIAPAHFVACHFPLHGTPAA
- a CDS encoding ABC transporter ATP-binding protein gives rise to the protein MSVTDLKTHFQTDRGLVRAVDGVTFSIDRGKALGIVGESGSGKTILSRSLMGLLPTRGTIRSGSVRFEGNELVGRSPKEMRGFWGAEMAMIFQDPMSSLNPLMKIGKQIAEPLTEHLRMTDKLAWETAERLLKDVRIPEAARRLNQYPHELSGGMRQRVMIAIALACGPTVLFADEPTTALDVTVQAQILDLINEQRRDRNMSLVLVTHDLGVVAGHTDEIAVMYGGKLVEKAPTRSLFAHMRMPYTEALLQSIPKLDAPSHTRLLAIPGRPPDLVNPPQGCRFAPRCIYARERCHEEEPPLVQAEIPEHTYACWYPVGSPEYFERRVEISRRGEAVGVGGDA